A region of Planococcus sp. MSAK28401 DNA encodes the following proteins:
- a CDS encoding pseudouridine-5'-phosphate glycosidase yields the protein MTNMISYSTEVQEAIEQKKPIVALESTIISHGMPYPQNVETAREVEQIVRDHGAIPATIALMDGQIKIGLSDNELELLGNSPDVAKVSRRDIGQLLATKKIGATTVAATMICAELAGIRVFATGGIGGVHRGAEATMDISADLEELSNTGVAVVCAGAKSILDIGLTLEYLETKGVPVIGYQTDEMPAFYTRHSGFPLSYGSQTTEELAAILKAQWSLGLTGGAVIANPIPQEHALDKDFIDSIIEQAMAEVKANGINGKDVTPFLLGKVKELTEGKSLVANIELVKHNAKVGAELAASYSTL from the coding sequence ATGACGAACATGATCAGCTACTCAACAGAAGTGCAGGAAGCCATCGAACAGAAAAAACCGATCGTCGCTTTAGAATCGACGATCATCTCCCACGGCATGCCATACCCGCAAAACGTAGAAACGGCGCGTGAAGTCGAGCAGATCGTCCGCGACCACGGAGCCATTCCGGCAACGATCGCGCTGATGGACGGGCAGATTAAAATCGGCTTGTCGGATAACGAGCTGGAACTTCTGGGCAATTCACCAGACGTTGCGAAAGTATCCCGCCGAGACATCGGCCAATTGCTCGCCACGAAAAAAATCGGTGCGACGACGGTTGCCGCGACGATGATCTGTGCAGAGCTTGCCGGCATCCGCGTCTTCGCGACCGGCGGCATCGGCGGAGTCCACCGCGGTGCGGAAGCGACGATGGATATTTCGGCTGACTTGGAAGAGTTGTCGAATACGGGCGTCGCTGTCGTCTGCGCAGGCGCGAAGTCGATTCTCGATATCGGGCTGACACTTGAATACCTCGAGACAAAAGGCGTTCCGGTCATCGGCTATCAAACAGACGAGATGCCGGCTTTCTATACACGCCATAGCGGCTTCCCATTGAGCTACGGTTCGCAAACGACTGAAGAGCTTGCAGCTATCCTAAAAGCGCAATGGTCGCTCGGGTTGACAGGCGGGGCGGTCATCGCCAACCCAATCCCACAAGAACATGCACTTGATAAAGACTTCATCGATAGCATCATCGAACAAGCAATGGCAGAAGTGAAAGCAAACGGCATCAACGGCAAAGACGTGACGCCATTCCTACTCGGCAAAGTAAAAGAATTGACCGAAGGCAAGAGTCTCGTTGCCAACATTGAACTCGTCAAGCACAATGCCAAAGTCGGAGCAGAACTCGCGGCTTCGTACAGCACACTTTAA
- a CDS encoding tryptophan-rich sensory protein produces the protein MIRVLLMTLAFIAVVTMNALANILPINGQTTGEISDRVPVLFTPAGYAFSIWSVIYILLAIWIIGFWLRLKKGVHPSAKVSLYFILSAVFNIAWLLCWHYEFFIWSIAAMIAYLLSLIALYLEYGNDERGLTQRLPVSVNLGWISVATIANISYVLTFYSWSGWGLSDQLWTVIMLTVATALALHIRFHHSDIPLTLVFIWAFVAIAVRHGMDEMLVSTAALFLSGVLLTGILLIKKKPAKTDMTP, from the coding sequence ATGATTCGCGTACTGCTGATGACGCTGGCATTTATCGCCGTCGTCACCATGAATGCCTTGGCGAATATACTGCCGATCAACGGTCAGACTACCGGTGAAATCTCCGACCGTGTGCCGGTCCTCTTTACGCCGGCCGGTTATGCATTTTCCATCTGGTCCGTTATATATATTTTATTGGCTATCTGGATCATCGGCTTTTGGCTGCGCTTGAAAAAAGGAGTGCACCCTTCAGCAAAAGTCTCATTGTATTTCATCTTGAGCGCTGTTTTCAATATCGCCTGGCTGCTTTGCTGGCATTATGAGTTCTTTATTTGGTCGATCGCTGCAATGATTGCCTATCTATTGTCGCTGATCGCTTTGTACTTGGAATACGGAAACGACGAACGGGGCTTGACGCAACGTTTGCCGGTCTCGGTCAATCTTGGCTGGATCAGTGTTGCGACCATCGCCAACATCAGCTATGTCCTCACTTTCTACAGCTGGAGCGGCTGGGGGCTGAGCGATCAATTGTGGACGGTCATCATGCTGACCGTAGCGACCGCATTGGCACTTCATATACGCTTCCACCATTCGGACATCCCGCTGACTTTAGTATTCATCTGGGCGTTCGTCGCGATCGCCGTCCGCCATGGCATGGACGAGATGCTGGTCAGTACGGCAGCTTTATTCTTGAGCGGCGTTTTACTGACCGGTATTCTGTTAATCAAGAAGAAGCCGGCAAAAACAGATATGACGCCATAA
- the mreBH gene encoding rod-share determining protein MreBH: MFSATDIGIDLGTANILVYTKSKGVILNEPSIVALDARSGAVIAIGTEAKAMLGKAPDSIRIVRPMKEGVIADFDVTRELLKLVMQKAAKQLGGSLRKPKVMVCTPSGATAVERRAIHDAVKQSGAKSVHLIEETVAAAIGADLPITEPVASVIVDIGGGTTEVAIISFGGVVSSNTIKIAGDRMDEDIIQYVRKHYNLLIGEKTAETIKKEIGYAPIPHEPKKMNIRGRDVLSGLPKTIELSSDEMQKALSESLSAILECIRATLENCPAELSGDMVDQGVVISGGGALLKGLQEWLAQEISVPVHIAPDPLESVAIGTGRSLGMIDQLEKMSR, translated from the coding sequence ATGTTTTCTGCAACGGATATCGGGATCGATCTCGGTACCGCCAATATTCTCGTCTATACAAAGTCAAAAGGCGTCATCTTGAATGAACCATCCATCGTCGCCTTGGATGCCCGCAGCGGCGCTGTCATTGCTATCGGCACCGAAGCGAAAGCCATGCTCGGCAAAGCGCCTGATTCCATCCGCATTGTGCGCCCGATGAAAGAAGGCGTCATCGCCGACTTTGACGTGACCCGCGAGCTCTTGAAGCTGGTCATGCAAAAAGCCGCGAAACAACTCGGCGGCTCTCTCAGAAAGCCGAAAGTCATGGTATGTACCCCGTCCGGCGCAACGGCTGTTGAACGCCGGGCCATCCACGACGCCGTCAAACAAAGCGGCGCAAAATCCGTGCACCTGATCGAAGAAACAGTTGCCGCAGCAATCGGCGCCGACTTGCCGATCACGGAACCTGTCGCTTCGGTCATCGTCGATATTGGAGGAGGTACAACAGAAGTCGCCATCATTTCATTTGGCGGTGTGGTGTCTTCCAATACGATCAAGATCGCCGGCGACCGGATGGATGAAGACATCATTCAGTACGTGCGCAAGCATTATAATCTATTAATCGGCGAGAAAACGGCTGAAACGATCAAAAAAGAAATCGGCTACGCCCCGATTCCCCACGAACCGAAAAAAATGAATATCCGCGGCCGCGACGTATTGAGCGGATTGCCAAAAACGATCGAGTTGAGTTCTGACGAAATGCAAAAAGCGCTCAGCGAGTCCTTGTCGGCCATTTTGGAATGCATTCGTGCCACTTTGGAAAATTGCCCCGCTGAATTGTCGGGCGATATGGTCGACCAGGGTGTCGTCATTTCTGGCGGCGGCGCTTTGTTGAAAGGCTTGCAGGAATGGCTGGCGCAAGAAATTTCCGTCCCGGTCCATATCGCGCCGGACCCGTTGGAATCCGTTGCGATCGGCACCGGCCGGTCGCTCGGCATGATCGACCAGCTCGAAAAAATGTCGCGTTAA
- a CDS encoding beta-class carbonic anhydrase, with protein sequence MSLLNEILDYNEKFVEEKRYEEFITTNLPDKRIVILTCMDTRLLELLPKAMNFKNGDVKIVKSAGAVINHPFGGIMRSLFVAVYELKADEIYIVGHHDCGMAKVKPEGIIEKMKERGIEESTIEQMKFSGVNLDEWLKGFDNVTESVRHSVDMVRHHPLMDKTVPVHGLVIDPKTGKLDVVVDGNKDENR encoded by the coding sequence ATGTCTTTATTGAATGAGATTTTGGATTACAACGAAAAGTTTGTAGAAGAAAAACGCTACGAGGAATTCATTACCACCAATCTCCCGGATAAGCGGATCGTCATCTTGACTTGCATGGATACCCGCCTGCTTGAACTCTTGCCAAAAGCGATGAACTTCAAGAACGGCGATGTGAAAATCGTCAAAAGCGCCGGCGCTGTCATCAACCACCCGTTTGGCGGCATCATGCGCAGCTTGTTCGTGGCGGTGTACGAATTGAAGGCCGATGAGATCTATATTGTCGGGCACCACGACTGCGGTATGGCCAAAGTGAAACCGGAAGGCATCATCGAAAAGATGAAAGAGCGCGGCATTGAGGAAAGCACGATTGAACAGATGAAATTCTCTGGCGTCAATCTCGATGAATGGCTGAAAGGCTTTGATAACGTAACGGAGAGCGTGCGCCACAGCGTCGACATGGTCCGCCATCACCCATTGATGGATAAAACCGTCCCTGTCCATGGCCTCGTCATCGACCCGAAAACCGGAAAACTCGACGTCGTCGTCGACGGTAATAAAGACGAAAACCGCTGA
- a CDS encoding aminopeptidase, with protein sequence MTTFDEKLSRYAELAVKVGVNIQPDQKLYIAASIDAAPFVRLISKKAYEEGARQVFVDWSDDVISRTRFEKAPEDSFAEFPEWKVQEREQLAEQGAAFISVVSQSPDLLKGIDSKRISASQKATGQALSKYRQYVQSDKISWCVLAAPSAQWAKKVFPDLPENEQVEALWEAIFKAVRADTKDPIEAWLEHDRTLHTKADYLNDKKYAKLHYQAPGTDLEVALPKGHLWAGAGSINEKGHSFMANMPTEEVFTVPHKDDVNGFVSSTKPLSYGGNIIDNFKITFEGGRITDVSAEQGEEVLKELVATDEGSHRLGEVALVPHQSPISDSGILFFNTLFDENASNHFAIGSAYAFCLEGGKTMSADELKEHGLNQSITHVDFMVGSADMDIDGILEDGTREPIFRGGNWAF encoded by the coding sequence ATGACTACATTTGATGAAAAATTATCCCGCTATGCTGAATTGGCGGTAAAGGTAGGCGTCAATATCCAGCCTGACCAAAAATTGTATATTGCAGCTTCCATAGACGCTGCACCATTTGTCCGCTTGATTTCAAAGAAAGCTTATGAAGAAGGTGCAAGACAAGTATTTGTGGACTGGAGCGACGATGTGATTTCCCGCACGCGCTTTGAGAAAGCACCGGAAGATTCTTTTGCCGAATTTCCGGAATGGAAAGTCCAGGAGCGCGAGCAATTGGCGGAGCAAGGCGCAGCGTTCATCAGTGTCGTTTCGCAAAGCCCGGACTTGCTGAAAGGCATCGATTCTAAACGCATTTCGGCGTCCCAGAAAGCGACCGGACAAGCGCTGAGTAAATACCGCCAATACGTGCAATCCGATAAAATCAGCTGGTGTGTCCTCGCAGCACCGTCTGCACAATGGGCGAAGAAAGTGTTTCCGGACCTTCCGGAAAACGAGCAAGTGGAAGCACTTTGGGAAGCGATTTTTAAGGCTGTCCGTGCAGATACGAAAGACCCGATCGAAGCTTGGCTCGAGCATGACCGCACGCTCCACACCAAAGCAGATTATTTGAACGATAAGAAATACGCCAAGCTTCATTACCAAGCACCTGGCACCGACCTCGAAGTCGCGCTGCCAAAAGGCCATCTATGGGCAGGCGCTGGTTCCATCAACGAAAAAGGCCATTCCTTCATGGCCAATATGCCGACAGAAGAAGTGTTTACGGTCCCGCATAAAGACGATGTCAATGGCTTTGTCTCGAGCACCAAACCGCTCAGCTACGGCGGCAATATCATCGATAACTTTAAAATCACGTTCGAAGGCGGCCGCATCACCGATGTCTCCGCTGAACAAGGCGAAGAAGTGCTCAAGGAATTGGTCGCCACGGACGAAGGCTCCCACCGCCTCGGCGAAGTGGCATTAGTGCCCCACCAATCGCCGATTTCAGATTCCGGCATCTTGTTCTTCAATACTTTATTCGATGAAAATGCGTCCAACCACTTCGCGATCGGCAGCGCCTATGCGTTTTGCCTAGAAGGCGGCAAGACGATGTCAGCGGATGAATTGAAAGAACACGGCTTGAACCAAAGCATCACCCACGTCGATTTCATGGTCGGCTCTGCCGATATGGACATCGATGGCATTTTGGAAGACGGCACGCGCGAACCGATCTTCCGAGGCGGCAACTGGGCATTTTAA
- the map gene encoding type I methionyl aminopeptidase → MIATNEKDIEGLKKAGQMVAEIRETMKAAVKPGITTKELDELGGRLFKEWGGVSAPKSEYDFPGYTCISVNEEVAHGIPGKRVINDGDIVNIDVSGSFGEYFADTGISFVVGEGHEAKEKLCQAAESAFERAMMKVKAGAKLNQIGKAVEREAKDQGLFVIKNLTGHGVGKSLHEAPQYILNYYDAWETTILKEGMVLAVEPFISQKAEHIIESGDGWTFITPDQSLVAQIEHTVLVTKGEPILLTKLEK, encoded by the coding sequence ATGATAGCGACTAATGAAAAAGATATTGAAGGATTGAAAAAAGCCGGACAGATGGTGGCGGAAATCCGCGAAACAATGAAAGCGGCCGTGAAGCCCGGCATCACGACGAAAGAACTCGATGAACTGGGCGGACGCCTGTTCAAAGAATGGGGCGGCGTCTCTGCTCCGAAATCGGAATATGATTTCCCGGGCTATACATGCATCAGCGTTAACGAAGAAGTGGCGCACGGCATTCCAGGAAAGCGCGTTATCAATGACGGCGATATTGTCAATATTGACGTGTCCGGATCATTTGGGGAGTATTTCGCGGACACCGGCATTTCATTCGTGGTCGGTGAAGGGCACGAAGCGAAAGAAAAGCTTTGCCAAGCGGCGGAATCCGCATTCGAACGTGCCATGATGAAAGTGAAAGCCGGTGCCAAGCTGAACCAGATCGGCAAGGCAGTCGAACGCGAAGCGAAAGACCAGGGCTTGTTCGTCATCAAGAACCTGACAGGTCATGGCGTCGGGAAATCGCTTCACGAAGCACCGCAATATATCCTTAATTATTACGATGCATGGGAAACGACGATCTTGAAAGAAGGCATGGTGCTCGCAGTCGAGCCGTTTATTTCCCAAAAGGCTGAACATATCATCGAATCAGGCGACGGCTGGACCTTCATCACGCCGGACCAATCGCTCGTCGCACAGATCGAACATACCGTACTCGTCACAAAAGGCGAACCGATCCTGCTGACGAAACTCGAAAAATAA
- a CDS encoding GNAT family N-acetyltransferase — protein sequence MNLLFEGKTCYLRTLTVEDAEDMVRILVKNRDYWAIYEPRHRDSYFTIAVQREKIRESIYQARENREYSFGIFSHDGNQLIGHISIYSIKRLPFLSALVGYSMDEEFIGRGIASEAVRLITAFGFEQLRLHRVEAYVAPDNIGSLRVLEKAGFEQEGLLKQFLFINGEWKDHYYYALLEQDF from the coding sequence ATGAATCTGCTTTTTGAAGGGAAAACCTGTTATCTGCGCACACTTACCGTAGAAGACGCTGAAGACATGGTGCGGATCCTGGTGAAAAACCGTGATTATTGGGCGATTTATGAGCCGAGGCATCGCGATAGTTATTTCACGATCGCCGTACAGCGCGAGAAAATTCGGGAGTCGATCTACCAGGCGCGGGAAAATCGGGAATACAGTTTCGGGATTTTCTCACACGACGGCAATCAACTGATCGGCCATATATCCATTTACAGCATCAAGCGCTTGCCGTTCCTTAGCGCCTTGGTCGGCTACTCGATGGACGAAGAGTTTATCGGCCGCGGCATTGCGAGCGAAGCGGTCCGCTTGATTACGGCTTTCGGATTTGAGCAATTGCGCCTTCACCGCGTGGAAGCGTACGTTGCCCCGGATAACATCGGCTCGCTGCGCGTGCTCGAAAAAGCGGGGTTTGAACAGGAAGGGTTGCTCAAGCAATTTCTGTTCATCAACGGGGAATGGAAAGATCATTATTATTACGCATTGCTCGAACAGGATTTTTGA
- a CDS encoding DinB family protein, which translates to MNPEKLFAYHQWASQKVLQLVEDSGEEYYTKTGQNSFPSIRETVAHVIGVEKMWFKRMNGVKSPEFEHFDVDTVEKAKNALLLLHAEMELYFASLSEESWQEELDYRNMKGDEFRHSREEMLFTVVNHASYHRGQITSLLRQFGKAGIPLDYIYFQKENR; encoded by the coding sequence ATGAATCCCGAGAAATTATTTGCCTATCACCAATGGGCAAGTCAAAAGGTACTGCAATTGGTGGAAGACTCAGGCGAAGAGTATTATACGAAAACGGGCCAGAATTCGTTTCCATCGATCCGTGAAACCGTTGCCCATGTCATAGGCGTCGAAAAGATGTGGTTCAAACGGATGAATGGGGTCAAGAGCCCGGAGTTCGAACATTTTGATGTAGATACGGTCGAGAAAGCGAAAAATGCCTTGTTATTGCTTCATGCGGAGATGGAATTGTATTTCGCCTCGCTGTCAGAAGAAAGCTGGCAAGAAGAGCTGGATTACCGCAATATGAAAGGCGACGAGTTCCGTCACAGCCGCGAAGAAATGCTTTTCACCGTGGTCAACCACGCGAGCTACCACCGAGGGCAGATCACTTCCTTATTGCGCCAGTTCGGAAAAGCCGGTATTCCGCTGGACTATATCTATTTCCAAAAAGAAAACCGCTGA
- a CDS encoding M3 family oligoendopeptidase, with translation MTNTYPEVWELDSLFSGGSDSAELRTHLEATGNKLADFEHAAAAFGVPKQTADAKQVATFLEKTSDVSVDLRQAGAFIGCLMAQNTEDKQAALLQSEHAFMRSRFQSAFLKFKQALMETDPNIWSELLSTEDLKEFAFILDEWRKEAKRLLSEQEEGLITSLGIDGYHAWSELYDLLIASISVQVGVDGEEKTLSVGQANNLSSHQDATVRKEAYDKLEAAWGEKEELFAKTLNSLAGFRLQMYKKRGVDNVLEEPLQMNRMKQETLDVMWQAISEHKQPFADYLSRKAQLLGKDQLAWYDVDAPVVENSQSFDYAQGSEFIIRHFGKFGPELEKFSRHALENGWVEAEDRAHKMPGGFCTSLPKSGESRIFMTYGGSMSNVATLAHELGHAFHTHALQPMHDLNRSYAMNVAETASTFAEMIVADAAVKNAVTKEEKISLLEDKIQRSVAFFMNIHARFLFETRFYEERKNGVVPASRLNELMEQAQEEAFAGSLSEGHPHFWASKLHFYITDVPFYNFPYTFGYLFSLSVYAKALEEGQGFEEKYMALLRDTAIMSTEQLAMKHLGEDITEKGFWKKGIALCTKDVEEFIKLTAEEG, from the coding sequence ATGACGAATACATATCCGGAAGTATGGGAGCTCGACAGTTTATTTTCAGGGGGAAGCGATTCAGCTGAATTAAGAACGCATCTGGAGGCAACAGGCAACAAGCTGGCCGATTTCGAACATGCCGCTGCTGCATTCGGTGTCCCGAAACAAACGGCCGACGCGAAGCAGGTGGCGACGTTCTTGGAAAAGACCAGTGATGTATCGGTGGACCTTCGCCAAGCCGGAGCGTTTATCGGCTGCTTGATGGCGCAAAACACCGAAGACAAACAAGCGGCATTGCTGCAAAGTGAACATGCATTTATGCGCTCGCGTTTCCAAAGTGCTTTCTTGAAATTCAAGCAGGCGCTCATGGAGACGGATCCGAATATCTGGTCAGAGCTACTTTCGACTGAAGACTTGAAGGAATTCGCCTTCATCTTGGACGAATGGCGCAAAGAAGCGAAACGGCTGTTATCTGAACAAGAGGAAGGGCTCATTACATCGCTCGGCATCGATGGCTATCACGCGTGGAGCGAATTATACGATCTGCTGATCGCCTCGATCTCGGTCCAAGTGGGTGTTGACGGTGAAGAGAAGACCTTGTCGGTGGGGCAGGCGAATAATTTGAGCTCCCACCAAGATGCAACCGTACGTAAGGAAGCTTATGACAAGCTGGAAGCGGCATGGGGCGAAAAAGAAGAGCTGTTTGCCAAGACTTTGAACTCGCTTGCGGGATTCCGGCTGCAGATGTATAAAAAACGCGGCGTCGACAATGTGCTGGAAGAGCCGCTGCAGATGAACCGCATGAAGCAGGAAACTTTGGATGTCATGTGGCAAGCCATCAGCGAACACAAACAGCCATTTGCGGATTACCTGTCGCGCAAGGCGCAATTGCTCGGCAAGGACCAGCTCGCTTGGTACGATGTCGACGCGCCAGTCGTGGAAAATTCCCAGTCGTTCGACTACGCACAAGGGTCGGAGTTCATCATCCGCCATTTCGGGAAATTCGGCCCGGAATTGGAGAAATTCTCCCGCCACGCGCTGGAAAACGGCTGGGTAGAAGCAGAAGACCGTGCGCATAAGATGCCGGGCGGCTTTTGCACATCGCTTCCGAAAAGCGGCGAATCGCGCATCTTCATGACCTATGGCGGATCGATGTCCAATGTCGCGACATTGGCCCATGAATTGGGGCACGCTTTCCATACGCATGCGCTGCAGCCGATGCATGACTTGAACCGCAGCTATGCGATGAACGTCGCTGAAACGGCATCGACTTTCGCGGAAATGATCGTAGCGGATGCAGCGGTCAAGAACGCTGTGACCAAAGAAGAGAAAATCTCTTTGTTGGAAGATAAGATCCAGCGCAGCGTGGCGTTTTTCATGAACATCCATGCCCGCTTCCTGTTCGAGACGAGATTTTATGAAGAGCGTAAAAACGGCGTGGTCCCGGCGAGCCGCTTGAACGAATTGATGGAACAGGCCCAAGAGGAAGCGTTTGCCGGCAGTTTATCGGAAGGGCATCCGCATTTTTGGGCATCCAAACTGCATTTCTATATCACCGATGTGCCGTTTTACAATTTCCCGTACACATTCGGCTACCTGTTCTCACTCAGCGTTTACGCGAAAGCGCTAGAGGAAGGACAAGGGTTCGAAGAAAAATATATGGCTTTGCTCCGTGACACAGCAATCATGAGTACAGAACAATTGGCGATGAAGCATCTCGGAGAGGACATTACCGAAAAAGGATTCTGGAAAAAAGGCATTGCCTTATGTACAAAAGATGTCGAGGAATTCATCAAATTGACTGCAGAAGAGGGATAA
- a CDS encoding carbohydrate kinase, translating into MNRNEQKILELIERDPYLSQQEMADALGISRPSLANLISGLIKQGRILGRAYVLPEENAVLCIGGANVDRKFHLKAPSVHGTSNPATVTRSVGGVARNIAENLGRLGHEVQLVSVAGDDPEWRFIEEVSSPYMDTAMTKTLSQGATGSYTAVLEPDGEMTLALADMDIYSELIPNYLEPHRSKLMRAKLLVADLNCPKETVKYLQDLAASSEVPLAVIPVSAPKMDRLDEELNGVSFLILNRDEAALRLGISIHDQAGWKRAVELLLEQGAKTAVVTGGKDGAMAGDENGVEYFPAIETQQVEDVTGAGDAFSGGLLHAHLSGYDFRKAVQMGMLNAAKTLASSQTVRPELTETVLTKELEELK; encoded by the coding sequence ATGAATCGCAACGAACAGAAAATCCTGGAGCTGATTGAGCGCGATCCGTATTTGTCACAACAGGAAATGGCAGATGCGCTCGGGATTTCACGGCCTTCATTAGCCAATCTGATCTCCGGGCTTATCAAACAAGGCAGGATACTCGGCCGTGCATATGTCTTGCCTGAAGAGAATGCGGTCCTGTGCATCGGCGGGGCGAATGTGGACCGAAAATTCCATTTGAAAGCACCGTCTGTCCACGGTACCTCGAATCCGGCAACGGTGACGAGGAGTGTCGGAGGCGTCGCGCGCAATATCGCTGAAAACCTGGGCCGTCTTGGGCACGAAGTCCAATTGGTATCGGTTGCCGGAGATGATCCGGAATGGCGTTTCATCGAAGAAGTTTCTTCGCCTTATATGGATACTGCCATGACCAAAACGCTTTCACAAGGTGCGACGGGCAGCTATACTGCCGTGTTGGAACCCGACGGTGAAATGACTTTGGCTCTGGCGGATATGGACATCTACTCGGAATTGATTCCGAATTACCTGGAGCCGCATCGCAGCAAGTTGATGCGGGCGAAACTATTGGTAGCCGACTTGAACTGCCCAAAAGAAACCGTCAAGTACTTGCAGGATCTCGCAGCTTCTTCCGAAGTGCCGCTCGCCGTCATTCCTGTATCGGCCCCCAAGATGGATCGTCTAGATGAAGAGTTGAACGGTGTCTCGTTTCTGATCTTAAACCGCGACGAAGCAGCCCTCAGGCTCGGCATCTCCATCCATGATCAAGCCGGTTGGAAGCGCGCGGTCGAATTGCTTCTCGAACAAGGCGCCAAAACGGCGGTCGTGACTGGCGGAAAAGACGGCGCCATGGCGGGCGACGAAAATGGCGTGGAGTATTTCCCGGCAATCGAAACGCAGCAAGTAGAAGATGTCACAGGAGCTGGAGATGCGTTCTCAGGCGGCCTTCTTCACGCTCACCTATCCGGCTATGATTTTCGTAAAGCGGTGCAGATGGGCATGCTCAATGCAGCCAAAACGCTCGCAAGCAGCCAAACAGTACGTCCTGAATTAACGGAAACGGTGTTAACCAAAGAACTGGAGGAATTGAAATGA
- a CDS encoding FAD-dependent oxidoreductase, whose translation MKTDVFIGGGGIGGLTLALKLARRGFDVVLAERMAVRSPTYKGELLQPKSMQVFDGLDVYDAICDRSNEIKVLDMLELSSTLKVKDQSFMDYSVLPGKYNAAYMIHHEELKTIIRKAACEYDNFHYLKGTACKGYTENTAILQKGTEKFEVEAKFFFGAEGRSSVTRKAMEVEVKQTTYNHHFLTVTFPRAENFTDGKIISTYNRFLGLFPLPDDQVRSVYLIPPGDYKSLKEKPISHFHKLYTDLAPAVDGYVQRLTDWKKIQLMIPVMYHAQSYVKGNKAIIGDAAHAVHPMAGEGMNMAIQDADVLGELAADMLAEEKNDTTNLKWYEKVRYRRADHVIQLSHLAALAYSFPYRPVSYLRQRTFERMEEDPILHFKQMLNVSGLGLWKENVRDRFIQGGFMPVRAKELAEGTKELKYYKPEDDYPWKVEGLI comes from the coding sequence ATGAAAACGGATGTGTTTATCGGCGGAGGGGGAATAGGAGGGCTGACGCTCGCATTGAAATTGGCACGGCGCGGCTTCGATGTCGTACTTGCCGAACGCATGGCCGTGCGCTCTCCGACCTATAAAGGAGAGTTGCTGCAGCCGAAGAGCATGCAAGTATTCGACGGCCTTGATGTATACGATGCGATTTGCGATCGGTCCAATGAAATCAAAGTGCTCGATATGCTGGAACTCTCCAGTACCTTGAAAGTGAAAGACCAATCGTTTATGGATTATAGCGTATTGCCAGGAAAATACAATGCCGCTTATATGATCCATCATGAAGAGCTGAAGACCATTATCCGGAAAGCGGCTTGTGAATACGACAACTTCCATTACCTGAAAGGAACTGCCTGTAAGGGCTATACAGAAAACACCGCCATTCTCCAAAAAGGCACTGAAAAGTTTGAAGTGGAAGCCAAGTTTTTCTTTGGTGCGGAAGGGCGGTCGTCAGTGACGAGAAAAGCAATGGAAGTTGAAGTCAAGCAGACAACGTACAACCATCATTTCCTGACGGTGACGTTTCCGCGGGCTGAGAATTTCACAGATGGCAAAATCATCTCCACTTACAATCGTTTCCTTGGGCTATTCCCTCTTCCTGATGACCAAGTACGCAGCGTCTATTTGATTCCGCCAGGTGATTATAAGAGTTTGAAGGAAAAGCCGATCAGTCATTTCCATAAGCTTTATACCGATTTGGCGCCGGCAGTGGACGGATATGTTCAACGATTGACCGACTGGAAAAAAATCCAGCTGATGATTCCCGTCATGTATCATGCCCAATCCTATGTGAAAGGCAATAAAGCGATTATCGGAGATGCGGCACATGCCGTCCATCCGATGGCCGGGGAAGGCATGAACATGGCGATACAGGATGCTGATGTGCTCGGTGAATTGGCTGCGGATATGCTGGCTGAGGAAAAAAACGATACCACCAACCTGAAATGGTATGAAAAAGTGCGCTACCGCCGTGCAGACCATGTCATCCAGCTAAGCCATTTGGCGGCGCTCGCCTATTCATTCCCGTATCGCCCAGTCAGTTATTTGCGCCAACGGACTTTTGAGCGCATGGAAGAAGATCCGATTCTTCACTTCAAGCAGATGCTCAACGTTTCAGGGCTTGGATTATGGAAAGAGAACGTCCGGGACCGCTTTATCCAAGGCGGATTCATGCCGGTACGCGCGAAGGAATTGGCAGAAGGCACGAAAGAACTGAAATACTACAAACCGGAAGACGACTACCCGTGGAAAGTGGAGGGACTTATATGA